Proteins encoded within one genomic window of Solenopsis invicta isolate M01_SB chromosome 10, UNIL_Sinv_3.0, whole genome shotgun sequence:
- the LOC120358860 gene encoding uncharacterized protein LOC120358860 isoform X2 — MLQRDRMTNAVALTVQIGLRSIGFWPNTPCALLFRAFWILTIGIVQTCQYWWIIIHFRTDNMFYLMDGLSVAIEYTVMSLKLIILWLNSRIFYDVLAAMAADWREAAISEMDTMMSKANLSRRFSKVIVGLHSIAVVCFGIEVLVSAHTDDYDVDGMETPVRAFTLKLQRPLQFNESPLYEIVVCLEFLHQLASSTVSGVLNCLLITLILHTSGQIEILCDALRDISFENKNEQLGFFMKELIVKHQKIIIFSDKIERIFSYIALIQFLSSTLLICCVGFTVITSKMIGDAAYKSLWYDFKPNESKFILLIILRSQRRLTITAGKIMDLSLEGFTTIMKASVSYISVLHAMY; from the exons atGCTACAACGTGATAGAATGACAAACGCTGTTGCTCTTACGGTGCAAATCGGTCTTCGAAGTATCGGATTTTGGCCCAATACGCCGTGCGCGCTATTGTTTCGTGCTTTTTGGATATTGACCATCGGCATAGTGCAGACTTGCCAATACTGGTGGATCATTATTCACTTTAGAACCGACAACATGTTCTATCTGATGGATGGTTTAAGTGTCGCTATAGAGTACACCGTGATGTCCCtgaaactaattattttatggttGAATAGTCG TATATTTTACGACGTCCTAGCTGCGATGGCTGCAGATTGGAGGGAAGCAGCCATCAGCGAAATGGACACCATGATGAGCAAGGCGAATCTATCGCGACGCTTTTCCAAAGTAATCGTCGGGCTTCATTCGATAGCGGTGGTCTGTTTCGGCATTGAGGTACTCGTATCGGCCCACACCGACGATTACGATGTTGATGGAATGGAGACGCCTGTTCGCGCATTTACATTGAAGCTACAGCGCCCGTTGCAGTTTAACGAATCGCCGCTGTACGAGATCGTTGTGTGCCTGGAGTTTCTTCATCAATTGGCATCTTCCACTGTGAGCGGCGTACTTAACTGCCTGCTCATCACGTTA ATTCTCCATACAAGTGGTCAGATAGAGATTTTATGTGACGCCTTGAGGGATATCtcttttgaaaacaaaaatgaacAGCTAGGCTTTTTTATGAAGGAACTGATCGTCAAGCATCAGAAGATTATCATCTTTTCagacaaaattgaaagaatctTTTCTTATATAGCGCTAATCCAGTTCTTGTCGAGTACGTTACTGATCTGCTGTGTAGGATTCACGGTTATAACA AGCAAAATGATTGGCGATGCGGCGTACAAATCACTCTGGTACGACTTTAAACCGAATGAGAGCAAGTTCATCCTGCTTATAATATTGAGATCACAAAGAAGACTTACCATTACGGCTGGAAAGATCATGGACCTGTCTTTAGAAGGATTCACGACT ATTATGAAGGCTTCTGTTTCGTACATATCAGTATTGCACGCGATGTACTGA
- the LOC105193428 gene encoding odorant receptor 85b isoform X2 — translation MPRRFTRLRCDSLSQQRNMLELGKGTIGRASTISESVEVGLRFIGMWPHCVYANVNWWTYIVSVAIVQYFQYSYVFAHFDVSKLSVLVDGLSITLGYSLSFLKLINLWFNRRKLYVILDTMDKDWSDGIAIQSDVSTMIRYANLSRQCSNVMITTNALSVFFYVIGGPILRSMIQKNDRESSTRELPIKMEFPFKIDHSPIFELVLVAQFFHDLSVACIIAMLNALLVTLVLHVSGQIDIMRQSFVEIASKKHTRSSLPILKDLINRHQKIIELSDNIEDLFSNIALLQFIWNTLVICCIGFVIVISIGTEEGATMITKSLIFYVAITLEAFVFCYAGEYLSAKSKSIGDAAYECLWYDLTPSECRVLLFLMLRSQKRLTITAGKITDLSLEGFTTIMKSSASYISVLSALY, via the exons ATGCCGAGGAGATTTACACGGCTCAGATGTGATAGCCTCTCTCAACAGAGAAACATGCTGGAGTTAGGCAAAGGTACGATAGGACGCGCGAGCACCATCAGCGAGTCGGTCGAAGTGGGTCTACGTTTTATCGGAATGTGGCCGCATTGCGTATACGCGAATGTCAACTGGTGGACTTATATCGTGTCGGTGGCGATAGTGCAATACTTTCAATATTCGTACGTCTTCGCGCACTTCGACGTTAGTAAGCTCTCGGTTTTAGTAGATGGTCTAAGCATCACTTTGGGCTACAGCCTGTCGTTCCTCAAACTGATCAATCTCTGGTTCAATCGTCG AAAGTTATACGTCATTCTGGATACAATGGACAAAGATTGGAGCGACGGGATCGCCATTCAGTCGGACGTATCCACGATGATTAGATACGCCAACTTGTCTCGTCAGTGCTCCAATGTGATGATCACGACAAATGCATTATCCGTGTTCTTCTACGTGATCGGCGGTCCGATTCTTCGGTCAATGATTCAAAAGAATGATCGCGAAAGTTCAACTCGCGAGCTGCCCATCAAGATGGAGTTTCCTTTTAAGATTGACCACTCTCCGATTTTTGAGCTAGTATTGGTAGCTCAATTCTTTCATGATTTGTCGGTAGCTTGTATCATCGCTATGTTGAATGCTTTGCTCGTTACACTG GTGCTACACGTAAGTGGTCAAATTGATATTATGCGACAAAGCTTCGTGGAAATTGCTTCTAAGAAACATACGAGATCTTCTCTGCCTATtcttaaagatttaattaacaGACATCAGAAGATCATCGAGTTATCAGATAATATTGAAGACCTTTTCTCAAACATCGCATTATTGCAGTTTATCTGGAATACTTTGGTCATCTGTTGCATTGGCTTTGTGATCGTAATA TCAATCGGCACGGAAGAAGGCGCTACAATGATAACAAAATCTCTCATCTTTTATGTCGCGATAACTCTCGAGGCATTCGTCTTTTGCTACGCCGGAGAATACCTCAGCGCTAAG AGTAAATCCATCGGCGACGCTGCGTACGAGTGCCTCTGGTACGATCTGACACCCAGCGAGTGTCGGGTCTTGCTGTTCCTCATGCTGAGGTCGCAAAAACGATTAACCATCACCGCGGGAAAGATAACTGATCTGTCCTTGGAAGGTTTCACGACC ATTATGAAATCGTCCGCGTCTTACATATCCGTGTTGAGTGCACTGTATTGA
- the LOC105193428 gene encoding odorant receptor 85b isoform X3 → MPRRFTRLRCDSLSQQRNMLELGKGTIGRASTISESVEVGLRFIGMWPHCVYANVNWWTYIVSVAIVQYFQYSYVFAHFDVSKLSVLVDGLSITLGYSLSFLKLINLWFNRRKLYVILDTMDKDWSDGIAIQSDVSTMIRYANLSRQCSNVMITTNALSVFFYVIGGPILRSMIQKNDRESSTRELPIKMEFPFKIDHSPIFELVLVAQFFHDLSVACIIAMLNALLVTLVLHVSGQIDIMRQSFVEIASKKHTRSSLPILKDLINRHQKIIELSDNIEDLFSNIALLQFIWNTLVICCIGFVIVISIGTEEGATMITKSLIFYVAITLEAFVFCYAGEYLSAKVSVRST, encoded by the exons ATGCCGAGGAGATTTACACGGCTCAGATGTGATAGCCTCTCTCAACAGAGAAACATGCTGGAGTTAGGCAAAGGTACGATAGGACGCGCGAGCACCATCAGCGAGTCGGTCGAAGTGGGTCTACGTTTTATCGGAATGTGGCCGCATTGCGTATACGCGAATGTCAACTGGTGGACTTATATCGTGTCGGTGGCGATAGTGCAATACTTTCAATATTCGTACGTCTTCGCGCACTTCGACGTTAGTAAGCTCTCGGTTTTAGTAGATGGTCTAAGCATCACTTTGGGCTACAGCCTGTCGTTCCTCAAACTGATCAATCTCTGGTTCAATCGTCG AAAGTTATACGTCATTCTGGATACAATGGACAAAGATTGGAGCGACGGGATCGCCATTCAGTCGGACGTATCCACGATGATTAGATACGCCAACTTGTCTCGTCAGTGCTCCAATGTGATGATCACGACAAATGCATTATCCGTGTTCTTCTACGTGATCGGCGGTCCGATTCTTCGGTCAATGATTCAAAAGAATGATCGCGAAAGTTCAACTCGCGAGCTGCCCATCAAGATGGAGTTTCCTTTTAAGATTGACCACTCTCCGATTTTTGAGCTAGTATTGGTAGCTCAATTCTTTCATGATTTGTCGGTAGCTTGTATCATCGCTATGTTGAATGCTTTGCTCGTTACACTG GTGCTACACGTAAGTGGTCAAATTGATATTATGCGACAAAGCTTCGTGGAAATTGCTTCTAAGAAACATACGAGATCTTCTCTGCCTATtcttaaagatttaattaacaGACATCAGAAGATCATCGAGTTATCAGATAATATTGAAGACCTTTTCTCAAACATCGCATTATTGCAGTTTATCTGGAATACTTTGGTCATCTGTTGCATTGGCTTTGTGATCGTAATA TCAATCGGCACGGAAGAAGGCGCTACAATGATAACAAAATCTCTCATCTTTTATGTCGCGATAACTCTCGAGGCATTCGTCTTTTGCTACGCCGGAGAATACCTCAGCGCTAAGGTCAGCGTAAGGTCAACGTAA
- the LOC120358860 gene encoding odorant receptor 4-like isoform X1, which produces MLQRDRMTNAVALTVQIGLRSIGFWPNTPCALLFRAFWILTIGIVQTCQYWWIIIHFRTDNMFYLMDGLSVAIEYTVMSLKLIILWLNSRIFYDVLAAMAADWREAAISEMDTMMSKANLSRRFSKVIVGLHSIAVVCFGIEVLVSAHTDDYDVDGMETPVRAFTLKLQRPLQFNESPLYEIVVCLEFLHQLASSTVSGVLNCLLITLILHTSGQIEILCDALRDISFENKNEQLGFFMKELIVKHQKIIIFSDKIERIFSYIALIQFLSSTLLICCVGFTVITSISTIQDSDKIDSTALIKAIMFYMTAMVEAFIFCFCGEYLSAKSKMIGDAAYKSLWYDFKPNESKFILLIILRSQRRLTITAGKIMDLSLEGFTTIMKASVSYISVLHAMY; this is translated from the exons atGCTACAACGTGATAGAATGACAAACGCTGTTGCTCTTACGGTGCAAATCGGTCTTCGAAGTATCGGATTTTGGCCCAATACGCCGTGCGCGCTATTGTTTCGTGCTTTTTGGATATTGACCATCGGCATAGTGCAGACTTGCCAATACTGGTGGATCATTATTCACTTTAGAACCGACAACATGTTCTATCTGATGGATGGTTTAAGTGTCGCTATAGAGTACACCGTGATGTCCCtgaaactaattattttatggttGAATAGTCG TATATTTTACGACGTCCTAGCTGCGATGGCTGCAGATTGGAGGGAAGCAGCCATCAGCGAAATGGACACCATGATGAGCAAGGCGAATCTATCGCGACGCTTTTCCAAAGTAATCGTCGGGCTTCATTCGATAGCGGTGGTCTGTTTCGGCATTGAGGTACTCGTATCGGCCCACACCGACGATTACGATGTTGATGGAATGGAGACGCCTGTTCGCGCATTTACATTGAAGCTACAGCGCCCGTTGCAGTTTAACGAATCGCCGCTGTACGAGATCGTTGTGTGCCTGGAGTTTCTTCATCAATTGGCATCTTCCACTGTGAGCGGCGTACTTAACTGCCTGCTCATCACGTTA ATTCTCCATACAAGTGGTCAGATAGAGATTTTATGTGACGCCTTGAGGGATATCtcttttgaaaacaaaaatgaacAGCTAGGCTTTTTTATGAAGGAACTGATCGTCAAGCATCAGAAGATTATCATCTTTTCagacaaaattgaaagaatctTTTCTTATATAGCGCTAATCCAGTTCTTGTCGAGTACGTTACTGATCTGCTGTGTAGGATTCACGGTTATAACA TCGATCAGCACGATACAAGACTCGGATAAGATTGATAGCACGGCATTAATAAAAGCTATAATGTTTTACATGACCGCTATGGTAGAGGCGTTTATCTTCTGCTTTTGCGGAGAGTACCTCAGTGCCAAG AGCAAAATGATTGGCGATGCGGCGTACAAATCACTCTGGTACGACTTTAAACCGAATGAGAGCAAGTTCATCCTGCTTATAATATTGAGATCACAAAGAAGACTTACCATTACGGCTGGAAAGATCATGGACCTGTCTTTAGAAGGATTCACGACT ATTATGAAGGCTTCTGTTTCGTACATATCAGTATTGCACGCGATGTACTGA
- the LOC105193428 gene encoding odorant receptor 85b isoform X1 produces the protein MPRRFTRLRCDSLSQQRNMLELGKGTIGRASTISESVEVGLRFIGMWPHCVYANVNWWTYIVSVAIVQYFQYSYVFAHFDVSKLSVLVDGLSITLGYSLSFLKLINLWFNRRKLYVILDTMDKDWSDGIAIQSDVSTMIRYANLSRQCSNVMITTNALSVFFYVIGGPILRSMIQKNDRESSTRELPIKMEFPFKIDHSPIFELVLVAQFFHDLSVACIIAMLNALLVTLVLHVSGQIDIMRQSFVEIASKKHTRSSLPILKDLINRHQKIIELSDNIEDLFSNIALLQFIWNTLVICCIGFVIVISIGTEEGATMITKSLIFYVAITLEAFVFCYAGEYLSAKSKSIGDAAYECLWYDLTPSECRVLLFLMLRSQKRLTITAGKITDLSLEGFTTVSLLKSSSNLRRLNNKG, from the exons ATGCCGAGGAGATTTACACGGCTCAGATGTGATAGCCTCTCTCAACAGAGAAACATGCTGGAGTTAGGCAAAGGTACGATAGGACGCGCGAGCACCATCAGCGAGTCGGTCGAAGTGGGTCTACGTTTTATCGGAATGTGGCCGCATTGCGTATACGCGAATGTCAACTGGTGGACTTATATCGTGTCGGTGGCGATAGTGCAATACTTTCAATATTCGTACGTCTTCGCGCACTTCGACGTTAGTAAGCTCTCGGTTTTAGTAGATGGTCTAAGCATCACTTTGGGCTACAGCCTGTCGTTCCTCAAACTGATCAATCTCTGGTTCAATCGTCG AAAGTTATACGTCATTCTGGATACAATGGACAAAGATTGGAGCGACGGGATCGCCATTCAGTCGGACGTATCCACGATGATTAGATACGCCAACTTGTCTCGTCAGTGCTCCAATGTGATGATCACGACAAATGCATTATCCGTGTTCTTCTACGTGATCGGCGGTCCGATTCTTCGGTCAATGATTCAAAAGAATGATCGCGAAAGTTCAACTCGCGAGCTGCCCATCAAGATGGAGTTTCCTTTTAAGATTGACCACTCTCCGATTTTTGAGCTAGTATTGGTAGCTCAATTCTTTCATGATTTGTCGGTAGCTTGTATCATCGCTATGTTGAATGCTTTGCTCGTTACACTG GTGCTACACGTAAGTGGTCAAATTGATATTATGCGACAAAGCTTCGTGGAAATTGCTTCTAAGAAACATACGAGATCTTCTCTGCCTATtcttaaagatttaattaacaGACATCAGAAGATCATCGAGTTATCAGATAATATTGAAGACCTTTTCTCAAACATCGCATTATTGCAGTTTATCTGGAATACTTTGGTCATCTGTTGCATTGGCTTTGTGATCGTAATA TCAATCGGCACGGAAGAAGGCGCTACAATGATAACAAAATCTCTCATCTTTTATGTCGCGATAACTCTCGAGGCATTCGTCTTTTGCTACGCCGGAGAATACCTCAGCGCTAAG AGTAAATCCATCGGCGACGCTGCGTACGAGTGCCTCTGGTACGATCTGACACCCAGCGAGTGTCGGGTCTTGCTGTTCCTCATGCTGAGGTCGCAAAAACGATTAACCATCACCGCGGGAAAGATAACTGATCTGTCCTTGGAAGGTTTCACGACCGTGAGTTTACTAAAGTCATCCAGCAATCTTCGTCGTCTAAACAATAAGGgctga